One Aneurinibacillus migulanus genomic region harbors:
- a CDS encoding TraR/DksA C4-type zinc finger protein encodes MNQQQRNHLKNQLQQQRQKLASISGGAEPDLSISMNEETGELSGYDNHPADLGSEMYERSLSFTLSEHEEQELEEVDYALQKMQAGTYGICEACGRDIPYERLEAMPTARYCMKHQKLHDIEEGTEVPYASAHRQNRPAEEAILSPRTTKSSDAGRENAWKDVAQYNDRPHDLEENKE; translated from the coding sequence ATGAATCAACAACAACGTAACCACTTGAAAAACCAATTGCAGCAACAAAGACAAAAACTTGCAAGCATTAGTGGAGGAGCAGAGCCTGACTTATCCATATCTATGAATGAAGAGACGGGAGAACTATCCGGCTACGACAATCATCCAGCTGATCTCGGTTCAGAAATGTATGAACGTTCTCTCTCCTTTACATTAAGTGAACACGAGGAACAGGAACTAGAGGAAGTTGATTATGCCTTACAGAAAATGCAAGCGGGCACATACGGCATATGTGAAGCCTGTGGGAGGGACATTCCATACGAGCGGCTAGAAGCGATGCCTACAGCACGATATTGCATGAAACATCAAAAGCTACATGATATAGAAGAAGGTACTGAAGTGCCCTATGCAAGCGCTCATCGACAAAACCGTCCAGCAGAAGAAGCCATTCTATCTCCGCGTACGACAAAAAGTAGCGATGCTGGACGTGAAAATGCCTGGAAGGACGTGGCTCAGTACAATGATCGGCCACATGACTTAGAAGAAAATAAAGAATGA
- a CDS encoding SDR family oxidoreductase, whose amino-acid sequence MQMDVSHPEQIEQAMEAYAASKGGIVTLTYALAMFFAPDRIRVNAISPGWIEVEDYEGLRNSDHEQHPSGRVGKPDDIARACLYITSAENELINGQNLVIDGGMTRKMIYES is encoded by the coding sequence ATACAGATGGATGTAAGTCATCCTGAGCAAATTGAACAGGCAATGGAAGCGTACGCGGCGTCTAAGGGCGGGATCGTGACGCTAACTTATGCATTGGCGATGTTTTTTGCACCTGATCGGATACGAGTTAATGCAATCAGTCCAGGCTGGATTGAAGTTGAAGATTATGAAGGGCTCCGTAATAGCGATCACGAACAGCATCCATCGGGACGCGTAGGCAAACCGGACGACATTGCACGTGCCTGCCTGTATATAACGAGTGCGGAAAATGAGCTCATCAACGGTCAGAACCTTGTCATTGACGGTGGCATGACACGCAAGATGATATACGAAAGCTAA
- a CDS encoding thiolase family protein, protein MKETVIVAGARTPVGAFGKSLRDVPAAELGVQVLEGLMAKTPLTKDEVNEIVFGHGYVHGGGLNSARIASQRAGFPRDVPAHIVIKACGSGLKAITTAALTVAAGQEEVVIAGGVESMSSVPYIVKNRWGGKFGNVVMEDALLADGLTCSLEQEHMGMTAERLAEQYGISREEQDEFAYGSHVKALRAIERGHFTDELVPVKVTKRKETQWFTADESVRADIHLDSLAGLRPVFKKDGTITAGNACPMNDGAAAVLLMSREKAEEKGIAPLLKVKAFASAGVEPNVMGIGPVPATRKALAKAGLSLSDIGRIELNEAFAAQALAVIKELELNPEIVNVNGGAIALGHPVGATGAKLTVTLMNEMLREGVKYGMVTLCMAGGMGLSVIYENMTV, encoded by the coding sequence ATGAAAGAGACAGTTATTGTAGCAGGCGCACGTACCCCGGTCGGCGCATTCGGCAAATCGCTGCGTGATGTTCCAGCGGCAGAACTGGGCGTACAGGTGCTTGAAGGATTAATGGCGAAAACCCCGCTTACAAAAGACGAGGTGAACGAGATCGTTTTCGGTCATGGATATGTACACGGCGGCGGGTTGAATTCTGCACGTATCGCTTCCCAACGCGCCGGATTTCCGCGTGACGTGCCGGCCCATATCGTCATTAAAGCATGTGGCTCTGGATTGAAAGCCATCACCACTGCGGCCCTGACAGTTGCGGCAGGACAGGAAGAAGTTGTAATCGCGGGCGGCGTTGAGAGTATGAGCAGTGTTCCCTATATTGTAAAAAATCGCTGGGGCGGCAAGTTCGGTAATGTTGTGATGGAGGATGCTTTGCTGGCCGATGGTTTGACATGCTCGCTCGAACAGGAGCATATGGGCATGACGGCCGAACGTCTGGCTGAGCAATACGGTATTTCTCGTGAAGAGCAGGATGAATTTGCCTACGGAAGCCATGTGAAAGCGCTGCGGGCGATCGAGCGAGGGCATTTCACAGATGAGCTTGTACCGGTTAAGGTGACGAAGCGTAAAGAAACACAGTGGTTTACGGCTGATGAATCGGTGCGTGCTGACATTCATCTAGACAGCCTGGCGGGGCTTCGACCGGTGTTTAAGAAGGATGGTACAATTACAGCGGGGAATGCCTGCCCGATGAACGATGGTGCGGCGGCAGTGCTACTGATGTCACGTGAGAAGGCGGAAGAAAAAGGGATTGCTCCACTTCTGAAAGTGAAAGCATTCGCCAGTGCCGGGGTCGAACCGAATGTGATGGGAATAGGGCCGGTACCGGCTACCCGAAAAGCGCTAGCCAAAGCAGGATTATCGCTTTCTGATATCGGACGGATTGAGCTAAATGAGGCGTTCGCGGCTCAGGCGTTGGCTGTAATAAAAGAGCTTGAACTAAATCCAGAGATTGTGAATGTGAACGGAGGAGCGATTGCGCTTGGGCATCCTGTTGGCGCGACCGGAGCCAAACTTACGGTGACACTAATGAACGAAATGCTTAGAGAAGGCGTGAAATACGGCATGGTAACGCTATGTATGGCCGGGGGCATGGGGCTATCGGTCATTTATGAGAATATGACGGTCTAA
- a CDS encoding DUF2935 domain-containing protein: protein MSNLFVNRSLEEVQFWGRIMKEHALFLRLGFTVDQPKLIQEASHFHNLFESIEEKSVSFTDNADREHIVRLNMETYQATSHLWAFERKVLELILSCKIITNSYPLFVDHASREAAYFMNRIEQLNKGILEPLPDAVINENVFFLRIMSDHAKFISHLLDPSERNLITEAADLSYQLDQLLFQAVDLEAMRPASQTGRVLSRLIEESRLTVQSLYDFKRTIKEMVEECRLRSVIHPLLADHMLREAQRFLDLLDRFEASLTAGPKD, encoded by the coding sequence ATGTCGAACTTGTTTGTCAATCGTTCATTGGAGGAGGTTCAGTTCTGGGGCCGTATCATGAAGGAGCATGCGCTTTTTCTCCGCCTCGGATTCACGGTAGACCAGCCTAAGCTCATCCAGGAAGCCAGCCATTTCCACAACTTATTCGAAAGCATCGAAGAGAAATCCGTGTCTTTTACGGACAATGCGGATCGTGAACATATCGTCCGCCTCAACATGGAAACGTATCAAGCGACCTCACATCTCTGGGCATTTGAACGTAAAGTGCTGGAACTTATCCTCTCCTGTAAAATCATCACGAATAGCTATCCACTGTTCGTCGATCATGCAAGTCGTGAAGCAGCTTATTTCATGAATCGGATCGAGCAGCTTAACAAAGGGATTCTCGAACCGCTACCAGATGCCGTTATCAATGAAAATGTATTCTTTCTCCGTATCATGTCCGATCATGCTAAGTTCATCAGCCATTTGTTGGACCCGTCTGAACGCAATTTGATTACTGAAGCAGCAGATCTCAGCTATCAACTCGATCAACTACTGTTTCAAGCGGTAGATTTGGAAGCGATGCGCCCGGCATCACAAACGGGGCGGGTACTGAGTCGTTTGATTGAAGAAAGCCGACTCACAGTACAATCCCTGTACGACTTTAAGCGAACGATTAAAGAGATGGTGGAAGAATGTCGTCTTCGCAGCGTGATTCACCCACTATTGGCGGATCACATGTTACGTGAAGCCCAACGTTTTCTCGATTTGCTCGATCGATTTGAAGCAAGCCTCACTGCCGGACCGAAGGACTAA
- a CDS encoding CaiB/BaiF CoA transferase family protein: protein MHQALQGMKVLDVTRLLPGPLCTMYLADYGAEVIKIEDPTLGDYAREMEPMLAGAGALYQLVNRGKKSITLNLQQEEGKEILRRLAREADILVEGFRPGVMHRLGLDYETIRHVNPRLIYCSVTGYGQNGPYAEKAGHDLNYIGFTGLLHEAIHAGGHPTAFLPPVQIADIGAGTLHAVSGILLAIVQRERTGEGAYLDISMTDGVLPFMIPALSYYLAAQETGQATFNPLTGALACYNVYETGDGKWMALGALEAKFWHRFCEVAELNDYMPDYWSPDKQSHIKEEVAAYFKERSAAEIMGVFADEDVCLTPVLSLEEALHDMHLQARGMFAYWDAYPTVTQVKNPLLDEAMLASQTFPPTRGADTEEILRGLGYDAHTIQNLKQRQII, encoded by the coding sequence ATGCACCAGGCATTACAGGGGATGAAGGTGCTGGACGTAACCCGATTGCTGCCGGGACCGCTATGCACAATGTACTTGGCGGATTATGGCGCAGAAGTTATTAAAATCGAGGATCCTACGCTGGGGGATTATGCTCGTGAAATGGAGCCGATGCTTGCAGGTGCGGGGGCGTTGTACCAATTGGTCAATCGAGGTAAGAAGAGCATCACGCTGAATCTGCAACAGGAAGAAGGAAAAGAGATACTCCGTAGACTTGCACGCGAAGCAGATATTCTTGTGGAGGGATTCAGACCCGGCGTCATGCATAGGCTCGGGCTGGATTATGAAACCATCCGTCATGTCAATCCACGTTTAATCTACTGTTCGGTTACCGGTTACGGACAGAATGGACCATATGCAGAAAAAGCCGGCCATGATCTGAATTATATCGGTTTTACTGGACTACTTCATGAGGCGATTCATGCAGGCGGGCATCCTACAGCTTTTCTTCCACCTGTGCAAATTGCTGATATCGGTGCAGGTACTTTGCATGCGGTGAGTGGTATTCTGCTCGCCATAGTTCAACGGGAACGAACGGGAGAAGGGGCATATCTGGATATTTCTATGACGGATGGTGTGCTTCCGTTCATGATTCCGGCGCTTAGTTATTATCTGGCAGCCCAAGAGACGGGCCAAGCGACCTTTAATCCGCTAACCGGCGCTTTGGCGTGTTATAACGTATACGAGACTGGCGATGGCAAATGGATGGCGCTTGGCGCGTTGGAAGCGAAGTTCTGGCACCGATTTTGTGAAGTTGCGGAATTGAATGACTATATGCCGGATTATTGGTCACCTGATAAGCAGTCGCACATAAAAGAAGAAGTAGCGGCCTATTTTAAGGAACGGTCTGCCGCAGAGATTATGGGCGTGTTCGCTGATGAAGATGTATGCCTAACGCCCGTACTGTCGCTTGAAGAAGCGCTCCATGATATGCATCTACAGGCACGAGGTATGTTCGCGTACTGGGATGCATATCCGACTGTCACCCAGGTAAAGAATCCGTTGCTTGATGAAGCTATGCTTGCGTCTCAGACGTTCCCGCCGACACGAGGAGCAGATACAGAAGAGATACTTCGTGGGCTCGGGTATGACGCTCATACAATCCAGAACTTAAAACAAAGACAGATTATTTAG
- a CDS encoding cation:dicarboxylate symporter family transporter, with amino-acid sequence MKKFGLVWQILIGLILGIAVGAIFYGNPKVAEVLDPIGQIFLHLIKMIVVPIIISTLIVGVAGVGGGKSLGRLGGKTILYFEIVTTVAIIIGLMAANIFQPGAGIDMSQLSQTDISKYVHTTEETQAHGFAETLVNIVPTNIVQSMAKGDNLAIIFFAVMFGLALGQIGERGKPLLHFFELVADTMFKLTNMIMRFAPFGVFALIGVTVSKFGLSSLIPLGKLMILVYLTMIFFIVVVLGLISKWAGINIFRLMVTLKEELLLAYSTSSSETVLPRIMEKLEKMGCPKAIVSFVVPTGYSFNLDGSTLYQALAGIFIAQMYGIDLSIGQQITFMLVLMLTSKGIAGVPGVSFVVLLATLGSVGIPIEGLAFIAGIDRLLDMARTVVNVVGNSVAAIVMSKWEGQFNKEQAKDYLKNPGRPVESN; translated from the coding sequence ATGAAGAAATTCGGACTTGTATGGCAGATTCTTATTGGTCTGATTCTCGGTATCGCCGTGGGGGCAATTTTCTACGGAAATCCGAAAGTAGCGGAAGTTCTCGATCCGATTGGTCAAATCTTCCTTCATTTAATCAAAATGATCGTCGTACCGATTATTATTTCTACGCTTATTGTAGGGGTAGCCGGTGTCGGCGGAGGGAAAAGTCTGGGTCGACTTGGTGGAAAGACGATTCTTTACTTTGAAATTGTAACAACAGTTGCAATCATTATCGGTTTGATGGCAGCGAACATCTTCCAGCCTGGTGCTGGTATCGATATGTCTCAGCTTTCACAGACGGATATTAGCAAATATGTGCATACGACAGAAGAAACACAGGCGCATGGATTTGCAGAAACATTGGTTAACATTGTTCCTACAAACATTGTTCAATCTATGGCTAAAGGGGACAACCTGGCAATTATTTTCTTTGCAGTCATGTTTGGTCTTGCACTGGGCCAAATCGGGGAACGGGGCAAACCGCTTCTTCATTTCTTTGAACTCGTTGCAGATACGATGTTCAAGTTGACAAATATGATTATGAGATTCGCTCCATTTGGTGTGTTTGCTTTGATTGGAGTAACAGTATCCAAGTTTGGTCTCTCTTCGTTGATTCCGCTTGGTAAGCTAATGATTCTTGTATATTTGACGATGATTTTCTTTATTGTAGTAGTTCTTGGATTAATATCAAAATGGGCGGGCATAAATATCTTCCGCTTAATGGTAACATTAAAAGAAGAATTATTGCTTGCGTATTCTACGTCAAGTAGTGAAACGGTACTTCCACGCATTATGGAAAAGCTTGAGAAAATGGGCTGTCCAAAAGCGATTGTGTCGTTTGTTGTACCTACCGGATACTCCTTTAATCTGGATGGTAGTACGCTGTATCAAGCATTGGCAGGTATTTTCATTGCTCAAATGTACGGCATTGACTTGTCAATTGGACAGCAAATTACATTTATGCTTGTCTTGATGCTTACGTCTAAAGGAATCGCGGGTGTACCTGGTGTGTCGTTCGTGGTACTTTTGGCAACGCTTGGCTCCGTAGGTATTCCGATAGAAGGACTTGCGTTCATTGCTGGTATTGACCGTCTGCTCGATATGGCTCGTACGGTAGTTAACGTAGTGGGTAACAGCGTGGCAGCAATCGTTATGTCCAAATGGGAAGGCCAGTTCAACAAAGAACAAGCAAAAGACTATCTTAAAAACCCTGGTCGCCCAGTAGAGAGCAACTAG
- a CDS encoding DUF2515 family protein, whose product MLWLNTLQDTWMLWIKGGDKRFARLIRTLKKCQKERRMLPLPVETLPGQEQKLIQQIQEKTQVLNRNNVTRTMAYYDFYRDHPEIHWALLAHLVSRNAGWNMTDLAGEWLPRLLTAEQCRDFFLFLERGNWLIFHDAYPQLLLYEEGKNRNQNISYLLPYLGVSAFIKSVWDEFWKSHDLQLLAVALIVNEQSYLEARVIQNPRYRQNVLQTLDYVLQDILGLNHILFPRQASDIINTQEACPLVGCSVHHFDLLRKRILLGKQLYAMLFGQPTVLNDVLRWAEAHPHTGSRSDYWPHLFGTVQEWLPNTPYIPHLNKNKLKPGVPRLYSPSLVQAWPDTIQDAAEPGDWFRDWRMVSYLLAPCKAKSEEMMTPYCDGLEKVELAVLGKQTLFSL is encoded by the coding sequence ATGTTGTGGCTTAATACACTGCAAGATACATGGATGCTGTGGATAAAAGGCGGGGACAAACGATTCGCACGGCTGATTCGTACGCTAAAAAAGTGTCAAAAAGAACGCCGGATGCTCCCCCTTCCGGTAGAAACCCTTCCCGGCCAAGAACAGAAGCTTATCCAGCAGATTCAAGAGAAGACACAAGTTCTCAATCGAAATAATGTTACTCGCACGATGGCATATTATGACTTCTATCGGGATCATCCAGAAATACATTGGGCGCTTCTCGCGCATCTCGTCTCGCGCAATGCAGGCTGGAATATGACTGATCTTGCCGGAGAATGGCTGCCCCGATTGCTCACAGCTGAACAATGCCGTGACTTCTTTCTGTTCCTTGAACGCGGCAATTGGCTCATCTTCCATGACGCGTATCCCCAATTGCTCCTGTATGAAGAAGGAAAAAATCGTAACCAAAACATCTCCTATCTCCTACCCTACCTAGGTGTATCAGCTTTTATCAAAAGCGTCTGGGACGAATTCTGGAAGTCACATGATCTGCAATTGCTTGCAGTAGCGCTCATTGTTAATGAGCAAAGTTATCTGGAGGCCCGTGTCATCCAAAATCCCCGTTACCGACAAAATGTGCTTCAGACGCTGGATTATGTTCTACAGGATATACTCGGCTTAAATCATATTTTGTTTCCCCGTCAGGCAAGCGATATAATCAACACCCAGGAAGCCTGTCCTCTTGTCGGCTGTTCAGTGCATCATTTCGATTTGTTGCGAAAACGCATACTCCTCGGAAAGCAATTATATGCCATGTTGTTCGGTCAACCGACCGTGTTGAATGATGTGCTGCGCTGGGCAGAAGCGCATCCGCATACTGGATCACGCAGCGATTACTGGCCCCATCTGTTCGGAACGGTTCAGGAATGGCTTCCGAATACACCATATATTCCTCACTTGAACAAAAATAAGCTGAAACCCGGTGTGCCTCGTCTGTATAGTCCGTCACTCGTGCAAGCGTGGCCGGATACTATACAGGATGCCGCCGAACCTGGAGATTGGTTCCGGGACTGGCGCATGGTATCCTATTTACTTGCTCCGTGCAAAGCCAAAAGCGAAGAGATGATGACACCTTATTGCGACGGTCTGGAAAAAGTCGAGTTGGCGGTTCTCGGCAAGCAGACACTTTTTTCCTTATAG
- a CDS encoding PASTA domain-containing protein has translation MKKGLYERYVPDTLLYAGEAGELYRGHDSVLRRDILLCIFPHKVAQTERIMHGSSALQILDRGETGDEGFVVLEYVPGLLLDSAPNARKLSLKEALGMARGFVQILQEADRTIGRGLMLTKYNLWLTEAGEIKVVNTWEVSEDAVGHEISDMFRLMHHLMFGAVEIELPISQVIEEMALSYAGDPFVIRKSLRAIWRREEKMSTEQYERMLAQTLEDITSLYQYIKKTQVGARSSVSFEKRKEMRQEETEQPIRSAHLKNTGAKKKRFPRLSTKRLTAVALLAIVCITAVAFMQNDNPSSAKSVEAVTPNTAAEPPKAENKLGVEVPDVKGLSLEEAGQKLTQAGLHYKYYLESSIHKKGTVLKQSPAAGEKVSRLEPIELWVSD, from the coding sequence ATGAAAAAAGGGTTGTATGAGCGCTACGTACCGGATACGCTGTTATATGCGGGAGAAGCAGGAGAACTGTATAGGGGACACGATAGTGTTCTGCGGCGGGATATCCTATTGTGCATCTTTCCGCACAAGGTAGCACAGACGGAACGTATCATGCACGGTTCTTCCGCCTTACAGATTCTCGACCGCGGCGAGACGGGGGACGAAGGATTTGTCGTGCTGGAGTATGTACCCGGCTTGCTACTGGATTCAGCACCGAATGCCCGTAAGCTTTCGTTGAAAGAAGCACTGGGCATGGCTCGCGGGTTTGTACAGATTTTACAGGAAGCGGATCGAACGATAGGGCGCGGCCTGATGCTTACTAAATATAATCTGTGGCTGACAGAGGCTGGCGAGATAAAGGTGGTTAATACGTGGGAAGTAAGTGAAGATGCGGTTGGACATGAAATCAGCGATATGTTTCGACTGATGCATCACTTGATGTTCGGTGCGGTTGAGATCGAACTTCCAATTAGCCAGGTTATTGAAGAGATGGCGCTCTCTTATGCAGGCGATCCGTTCGTTATCCGCAAGTCATTGCGGGCCATCTGGCGGCGTGAGGAGAAGATGAGCACTGAACAATATGAGCGAATGCTTGCGCAAACGCTCGAAGATATTACGTCTTTGTATCAATATATTAAGAAAACGCAGGTAGGAGCTCGTTCCTCTGTCTCTTTTGAAAAGCGGAAAGAAATGCGGCAGGAAGAAACAGAACAGCCTATACGGAGTGCACATTTGAAAAATACAGGTGCGAAGAAGAAACGCTTTCCTAGACTTTCAACGAAACGATTGACGGCCGTAGCATTGCTGGCAATCGTATGCATAACGGCGGTTGCTTTTATGCAAAACGATAACCCAAGCTCTGCCAAGTCCGTTGAAGCGGTAACGCCGAACACTGCTGCTGAACCGCCGAAAGCGGAAAATAAGTTGGGTGTAGAAGTGCCAGATGTGAAAGGATTATCACTTGAGGAAGCCGGACAGAAGTTGACTCAGGCCGGACTCCATTACAAATATTATCTGGAATCCTCGATTCATAAGAAGGGGACCGTGCTGAAACAAAGCCCGGCAGCAGGAGAAAAGGTATCGCGGTTAGAGCCTATTGAGCTTTGGGTCAGCGATTGA
- a CDS encoding TrkA C-terminal domain-containing protein: protein MNFVFFILYIILILLIIEISTMLLQATGLRREIARFQAISLLTGTGYTTTESELIIIHPFRRLIASFLIIFGTISFAVILSFVISFFVSSTMYLSSLGLGLGVLIFILFLLRIPAVHRLLVKAVSHRFERYHGRNSFSEGIFHQGGNYVMRQFHVTEAHIGIVNIPLKELNLAQQDVKIMSIRRNGHIIKYPTGSTTMQLGDIVMVYGDAENVRRFFILSGGNTN from the coding sequence TTGAATTTCGTTTTTTTTATCCTTTATATTATTCTGATTTTACTCATCATCGAAATCTCTACCATGCTTCTGCAAGCCACTGGCCTACGCAGAGAAATAGCGAGGTTTCAGGCTATTTCTCTGCTGACGGGAACCGGCTATACGACTACAGAATCAGAGTTAATTATTATCCATCCGTTTCGACGGCTCATCGCTTCCTTTCTCATTATTTTTGGTACGATTTCGTTTGCCGTCATTTTGTCGTTTGTTATTAGCTTTTTTGTTAGTAGTACGATGTATCTTTCAAGCTTAGGCTTAGGACTTGGTGTATTAATTTTCATTCTTTTTCTGTTGCGTATTCCTGCAGTGCATCGTCTGCTGGTTAAGGCTGTAAGCCACAGGTTTGAGAGGTATCATGGACGGAACTCATTCAGTGAAGGTATTTTTCACCAGGGTGGTAACTATGTGATGCGCCAGTTTCACGTAACAGAAGCGCATATTGGCATTGTAAATATTCCGCTAAAAGAGTTGAATTTAGCGCAACAAGATGTAAAAATCATGAGTATAAGAAGAAATGGCCATATTATCAAATATCCTACGGGAAGTACAACCATGCAGCTCGGGGACATCGTAATGGTATATGGAGATGCGGAGAATGTCCGCAGGTTTTTCATTCTCAGCGGAGGTAATACAAACTAA
- a CDS encoding GIY-YIG nuclease family protein produces MKYDITPGFHLTLPEKCGVYLYRDKDEHILYIGKAKNLKKRISTYFYNNKQHTSKTKRMVHAACSVELRFTASELEALLLEARLIRHHLPLYNRALRNYKAYPFIVLRTDLPYPYLEISRDAVIPGALYFGPYRRAHWLYPAVDALNSWLKLRRCEGALPSHSCLYADMKQCIAPCIDSSSHIYYDANVQKAIDVLECNPDMRTELERRRDESAAELRFEDAQQWQKLINLAQYNGQIKRSVARHHALVISTDPEIGYTGLVIVHGRLIATLKEEHITNTDTYTMLQQARTLYEQAKGTLHAPTVEEVDEMLIIASWLEYHTDKLTVYPLDIPIPV; encoded by the coding sequence ATGAAATATGATATTACGCCCGGCTTCCACCTTACATTACCTGAAAAGTGCGGAGTGTATCTATATCGTGATAAAGACGAGCATATCCTTTATATAGGCAAAGCCAAAAATTTAAAAAAACGGATTTCTACGTATTTTTACAATAATAAGCAGCATACATCAAAAACTAAACGTATGGTCCATGCGGCCTGTTCCGTCGAACTACGTTTCACCGCTTCCGAACTCGAAGCTCTACTTCTTGAGGCTCGTCTGATCCGGCACCATCTTCCGCTATATAATCGGGCGCTTCGTAACTATAAAGCTTATCCCTTCATTGTGCTACGGACTGATCTGCCGTACCCGTACCTCGAAATATCACGAGACGCGGTCATTCCAGGCGCACTATACTTCGGACCATACCGCAGAGCCCATTGGCTATATCCGGCTGTCGATGCATTAAACAGCTGGCTAAAGCTTCGACGCTGTGAAGGGGCTCTCCCCTCTCATTCATGTTTGTATGCCGACATGAAGCAGTGTATAGCACCATGCATTGATTCCTCCAGCCACATATACTACGACGCGAATGTGCAAAAGGCAATCGATGTACTTGAATGCAATCCGGATATGCGAACTGAGCTAGAACGAAGACGGGATGAAAGTGCAGCGGAACTGCGCTTCGAAGACGCCCAGCAATGGCAAAAGCTCATCAACCTGGCCCAGTACAACGGACAAATCAAGCGCTCTGTCGCCCGCCATCACGCGCTTGTCATATCCACCGATCCAGAAATCGGCTATACCGGCCTCGTGATTGTCCATGGCCGACTTATCGCTACCTTAAAAGAAGAGCATATAACAAATACCGATACGTATACAATGCTTCAGCAAGCCCGTACGCTGTATGAACAAGCGAAGGGTACCCTGCATGCGCCAACAGTAGAAGAAGTTGATGAGATGTTAATTATCGCTTCCTGGCTGGAATATCACACCGACAAACTCACAGTCTATCCGCTTGACATTCCGATTCCAGTATAA
- a CDS encoding MogA/MoaB family molybdenum cofactor biosynthesis protein — MSVTEHKKEAPKQVGCMVITISDTRTPETDKSGQLMQQFLTDAGHTIERYAIVKDEKEAIAQAIEEGADDSKVQAILLNGGTGIAKRDVTYEVVASLLHKELPGFGEIFRMLSYTEDIGSAAILSRAIAGVYRDRAIFSTPGSSGAVRLAMTKLIIPELGHVMREIYK; from the coding sequence ATGTCAGTGACAGAGCATAAAAAGGAAGCACCAAAGCAGGTGGGCTGCATGGTTATTACAATAAGCGATACACGTACACCTGAGACGGATAAGAGCGGGCAATTGATGCAGCAATTTCTTACGGACGCAGGACATACAATCGAGCGGTATGCCATTGTAAAAGACGAAAAAGAGGCAATCGCACAGGCGATTGAAGAGGGGGCAGATGATTCGAAGGTGCAGGCCATTCTCTTGAATGGGGGAACAGGTATTGCAAAGCGGGACGTTACATATGAAGTGGTTGCTTCACTGTTGCATAAAGAACTTCCGGGCTTTGGTGAGATTTTTCGCATGCTAAGCTATACGGAGGATATCGGTTCGGCTGCGATTTTGAGCCGTGCGATTGCAGGCGTATATCGCGATCGAGCCATCTTCTCGACACCGGGTTCATCCGGAGCGGTACGTTTGGCGATGACCAAACTAATTATTCCAGAGCTCGGTCATGTCATGCGGGAAATATATAAATAG